A part of Deltaproteobacteria bacterium genomic DNA contains:
- a CDS encoding HDOD domain-containing protein, which produces MGETVEERMTRMDESVLRRLEAIDDLPTIPLVIRKVEQAIDDPKSTAKDVAAVIEDDPSIMARILKVVNSAFYRPLDGREVSSLPLAVARLGFKTIKNIALTTSVFSMLGKGKVRVFDLNKFWQHCITTGIICNIVYEVCGGNLKSIYTKDDLHLMGLLHDMGKIILGRYFGESFARAIELSEEKRQHILISEEEVIHTSHAQVGAWLAHKWSLPPAIVHGILYHHAPEEAPEEYLDLVAITHIADFVCLKGQFGFSGSTALPKFESGVWKYLGLNMEGLNEILDRTREEEKESLVLLAIMASE; this is translated from the coding sequence TGACCCGCATGGACGAGTCCGTACTCCGAAGGCTGGAAGCCATTGACGACTTGCCCACCATCCCTCTGGTCATTCGAAAGGTGGAACAGGCCATTGATGACCCTAAATCAACGGCAAAAGATGTGGCGGCCGTCATCGAAGACGATCCGAGCATCATGGCTCGCATATTGAAAGTGGTGAACTCGGCTTTTTACCGGCCGCTGGACGGGCGCGAGGTATCATCGCTTCCCTTGGCCGTGGCGAGACTGGGATTCAAGACCATCAAGAACATAGCTTTGACCACCAGCGTTTTTTCCATGTTGGGCAAAGGCAAGGTCCGCGTGTTCGATCTCAACAAGTTCTGGCAACACTGCATTACTACGGGCATCATCTGCAATATCGTATATGAAGTGTGCGGCGGAAATCTAAAAAGCATTTATACCAAAGACGATCTTCATTTGATGGGACTGCTGCACGATATGGGCAAGATCATTCTGGGACGGTATTTTGGTGAGTCCTTTGCCCGCGCCATCGAGTTGAGCGAGGAGAAACGCCAGCACATACTGATTTCGGAAGAAGAAGTGATCCACACGAGTCATGCCCAGGTCGGCGCTTGGCTGGCGCATAAATGGTCGTTGCCGCCGGCCATTGTCCATGGGATCCTGTACCATCACGCTCCTGAAGAAGCACCGGAAGAATACCTCGATCTGGTGGCCATTACCCATATAGCCGATTTTGTCTGCCTTAAGGGCCAATTCGGCTTCAGCGGCAGCACGGCGCTGCCCAAGTTCGAGAGCGGTGTGTGGAAATACCTGGGTCTCAATATGGAAGGTTTGAACGAAATCTTGGACCGGACCCGCGAAGAAGAAAAGGAATCGCTGGTTCTTCTTGCCATCATGGCCTCGGAGTAG
- the pgsA gene encoding CDP-diacylglycerol--glycerol-3-phosphate 3-phosphatidyltransferase, translated as MSLANRVTLARIALIPLFLILTIPDAIWTRLIAAFIFVIACATDPLDGYLARARSEITDLGAILDPLADKLLVMTAFVVLVKYQSVAAWMAVVVVARELIVTSLRALVAQKMSKVIHANRWGKAKTLIQMFGVSFLLFIAPFGQTEVLISRSMPWISNIIMAPILVATVMSGYVYVVSFKDLLWGPGSKS; from the coding sequence GTGTCTCTTGCTAACCGCGTTACGCTGGCGCGCATCGCGCTCATCCCGCTCTTCCTGATACTGACGATTCCCGACGCGATCTGGACGAGGTTGATTGCCGCGTTTATTTTTGTGATTGCCTGCGCCACGGATCCCCTGGACGGTTACCTTGCCCGAGCCCGCTCGGAGATCACGGACCTCGGGGCCATCCTGGACCCCCTGGCGGACAAGCTGCTCGTCATGACGGCCTTTGTGGTGCTGGTGAAGTATCAGTCCGTTGCCGCATGGATGGCCGTGGTGGTGGTGGCCCGGGAACTGATCGTCACGTCGCTGCGCGCCCTGGTGGCCCAGAAGATGTCCAAAGTAATTCATGCCAACCGTTGGGGGAAGGCTAAAACCCTGATCCAGATGTTCGGTGTGAGTTTCCTGTTGTTCATCGCCCCTTTCGGTCAAACGGAGGTGCTGATCAGCCGCAGTATGCCGTGGATTTCCAACATCATCATGGCTCCGATTCTCGTGGCCACCGTGATGTCGGGCTACGTCTACGTGGTCTCGTTCAAGGATCTGCTTTGGGGTCCGGGGAGCAAATCCTGA
- a CDS encoding SocA family protein, producing the protein MIITHHREKLINAIIYLAENTKYCGKTKLLKLLYFLDFRHFKQTGRSVTGLDYFAWEMGPVPKDLFEEISGKMKPDIEKAIAIIQDPSKEGFQLIRPKKQFDTKYFSKTEIDLLQDISFVFKDSKADTMVETCHLRNEPWDRTLKEKGKFQKIDYMLAVDSEISSLTYDEAKERVEERAEMERIFGAS; encoded by the coding sequence ATGATAATCACGCATCACAGAGAAAAATTAATCAACGCAATTATTTATCTTGCGGAAAATACGAAATATTGCGGAAAGACTAAGTTGCTAAAATTGCTTTATTTCTTGGATTTCCGTCATTTCAAGCAGACCGGCAGGTCCGTTACAGGCCTGGATTATTTCGCCTGGGAAATGGGGCCTGTACCAAAGGATTTGTTTGAAGAAATCTCAGGCAAAATGAAGCCTGATATAGAAAAGGCCATAGCAATTATACAGGACCCATCCAAAGAAGGTTTTCAGCTCATACGACCTAAGAAGCAGTTTGACACTAAGTATTTTTCCAAAACGGAGATCGATCTACTTCAAGATATTTCCTTCGTCTTTAAAGACTCGAAAGCAGATACTATGGTCGAGACCTGCCACCTTAGAAACGAACCATGGGATCGGACCCTTAAAGAAAAGGGCAAGTTCCAAAAAATAGATTATATGCTTGCGGTTGATAGTGAAATTAGTAGTCTTACTTACGATGAAGCAAAGGAAAGAGTGGAAGAGCGAGCGGAGATGGAACGAATATTTGGAGCATCATAG
- a CDS encoding xanthine dehydrogenase family protein subunit M has translation MKKFAHFNASTMDEAVSLLRRFGGRANLIAGGTDLLGKMKDRILPTYPEALINLKTIPGLDGIREVDGALRIGPLTRLQDIAASETVREQYAALAEAAHRTASPHLREMGTIGGNICQDIRCWYYRCPNNRFPCLRKGGGRCYALEGDHRYHSIDGGSVVDGCIAVHPGDTAPALIALNARVRTSKRTLDMEDFFQVGMTRTTVLDDDEIVTGIHVPRPPEGSRSHYLKFALRKSIDFPIVNCAARITQSGGAVSDARICLNAVYVKPYRAKEAEASILGKKITEAAAETAGNAAVIHAKPLRDNTYMVQIAKVFVKRAILACR, from the coding sequence ATGAAAAAGTTCGCACACTTCAATGCATCGACCATGGACGAGGCGGTTTCCCTCCTGCGAAGATTTGGAGGCCGCGCGAATCTCATCGCAGGAGGCACCGATCTGCTGGGAAAGATGAAGGACAGGATCCTGCCCACGTATCCCGAGGCGTTGATCAACCTCAAAACGATTCCCGGGCTGGACGGTATCCGGGAAGTCGATGGGGCGTTACGGATCGGACCCCTCACACGACTGCAGGATATTGCCGCCAGTGAAACCGTGAGAGAGCAATATGCGGCCCTCGCGGAAGCGGCCCATAGAACCGCTTCGCCGCATCTGAGGGAGATGGGCACGATCGGCGGGAACATCTGCCAGGACATCAGATGTTGGTACTACAGGTGCCCGAATAATCGGTTTCCCTGCCTTCGAAAGGGAGGCGGCCGATGCTACGCCCTGGAGGGCGATCACCGTTATCACTCCATTGATGGAGGGAGTGTAGTGGATGGGTGTATAGCCGTGCACCCCGGTGATACCGCGCCGGCGCTGATTGCACTAAATGCACGGGTGCGGACATCTAAGAGAACCCTTGATATGGAAGATTTCTTTCAGGTGGGTATGACCAGGACAACGGTTTTGGATGATGATGAAATCGTTACGGGAATTCATGTCCCCAGGCCTCCCGAAGGGTCGAGAAGCCACTATCTCAAGTTTGCACTGCGGAAGTCCATCGACTTTCCCATCGTCAATTGCGCCGCACGGATCACCCAATCGGGCGGCGCCGTGAGCGATGCCCGTATCTGCCTCAATGCCGTTTACGTGAAGCCGTATCGAGCCAAAGAGGCGGAAGCGTCCATCCTGGGAAAGAAAATAACCGAGGCGGCCGCCGAGACGGCCGGGAATGCCGCTGTGATCCATGCCAAGCCCCTGAGGGACAACACATACATGGTGCAAATTGCCAAGGTGTTTGTGAAAAGAGCCATCCTCGCCTGCCGATAG
- a CDS encoding (2Fe-2S)-binding protein: protein MIGMTINGQKYQFQVEPEWTLNYLIHDKLGLTSPKMFCDRGACGSCTVIMDGRPILSCMSLAIECDGANIETAEGIADAQHPLIDAYVTHHCMQCGYCTPGFVTTSKALLDRNPHPTEEEIMDALAGNLCRCGTYPQHVKAVLEAAGQLEEGTEKGE from the coding sequence ATGATCGGAATGACCATCAACGGGCAAAAATATCAATTCCAGGTGGAGCCGGAATGGACCCTGAACTATCTGATACACGACAAGCTGGGCCTAACCTCGCCAAAAATGTTCTGCGACCGGGGGGCCTGCGGGTCTTGCACGGTCATCATGGACGGAAGGCCCATTCTATCCTGCATGTCGTTGGCCATAGAATGCGATGGGGCAAACATAGAGACCGCGGAAGGCATCGCCGACGCTCAACACCCGCTGATCGATGCTTATGTCACCCATCACTGCATGCAGTGCGGCTATTGTACGCCGGGCTTCGTAACGACCTCCAAGGCATTATTGGACAGAAATCCTCATCCCACCGAGGAGGAGATCATGGATGCCCTTGCCGGAAACCTGTGTCGTTGCGGAACCTACCCCCAGCACGTAAAAGCCGTGCTTGAAGCCGCCGGGCAATTGGAGGAGGGAACTGAAAAGGGAGAATAG
- a CDS encoding NADH-quinone oxidoreductase subunit F, with protein sequence MPENRVLLKKCEAIDPGDVDSYVKAGGFKALKKARDRMSPVEVIEALKASGLRGRGGAGFPCGAKWELARNSREKEKFLICNADEGEVGAFKDRYVLQNDPFSVIEGMAIAAYAVGAQEAYIYLRAEYHFLLEGLKRAVEQVKAKGLLKSLDIKITEGAGAYVCGEESALMNSIEGRRGEARCRPPYPPTRGLFEKPTIINNVETLINVPHIIAKGPEWYAKLGTEKSKGTKLFSVSGDVRQPGVYEMELGCKLGDLLTLARAENVKLVQVGGASGRIVPHSMLDTRLSFETILGSGAITVFNESRDVIDIVSRTMGFFNKESCGKCTPCREGAEVMVEIFGRLVKGDGVHEDLEILEDLSHVMMDASMCGLGQTAPIPVLDTLKYFRSEYENRIDQSAFLRRLKVISA encoded by the coding sequence GTGCCTGAGAACAGAGTTTTGCTGAAAAAATGCGAGGCCATTGACCCCGGAGACGTAGATAGTTACGTGAAAGCAGGCGGGTTCAAGGCCCTGAAAAAGGCCCGCGACCGGATGTCCCCCGTAGAAGTCATTGAAGCACTCAAGGCGTCCGGTCTTCGGGGACGTGGAGGGGCCGGGTTTCCTTGTGGGGCGAAATGGGAACTCGCCCGGAACTCCCGGGAAAAAGAGAAATTCCTGATCTGCAACGCCGATGAAGGGGAAGTCGGCGCTTTCAAAGACAGGTATGTTCTCCAAAACGACCCCTTCAGCGTCATCGAAGGCATGGCCATTGCCGCTTATGCGGTTGGGGCCCAAGAAGCCTATATCTATCTCCGGGCCGAATACCATTTCCTTCTCGAAGGTTTGAAGAGGGCTGTCGAGCAGGTGAAAGCAAAAGGGCTTTTGAAGTCCCTGGATATCAAGATCACGGAAGGCGCCGGCGCATACGTATGCGGGGAGGAGTCGGCGCTGATGAACTCCATTGAAGGGAGACGGGGCGAAGCCCGGTGCCGTCCGCCCTACCCTCCCACCAGGGGCCTGTTCGAAAAGCCTACGATCATAAACAATGTGGAAACGCTCATAAATGTCCCCCACATCATCGCCAAGGGCCCAGAATGGTACGCCAAGCTGGGCACGGAAAAGAGCAAAGGGACCAAGCTTTTCTCGGTGAGCGGAGACGTAAGACAGCCCGGGGTTTACGAGATGGAGTTGGGATGCAAGCTTGGAGATCTTCTGACATTGGCCCGAGCCGAGAATGTAAAGCTGGTCCAGGTTGGAGGAGCCTCCGGGCGCATCGTTCCCCATTCCATGCTCGACACGCGCCTCTCTTTTGAGACGATCCTGGGTTCCGGGGCAATAACGGTCTTCAACGAGAGCCGGGACGTGATCGACATTGTTTCCCGGACAATGGGGTTTTTCAATAAGGAATCCTGCGGCAAATGCACGCCCTGCCGCGAGGGCGCCGAGGTGATGGTGGAGATCTTCGGGAGATTGGTCAAAGGCGATGGCGTTCACGAGGATCTGGAGATCCTGGAGGATCTGTCCCACGTTATGATGGACGCTTCCATGTGCGGTCTGGGCCAGACAGCTCCCATTCCCGTGCTGGATACACTGAAATACTTTAGAAGCGAGTACGAAAACCGGATCGATCAATCGGCTTTTCTAAGGCGTCTCAAAGTAATTTCAGCCTAG
- the nuoE gene encoding NADH-quinone oxidoreductase subunit NuoE produces the protein MAKKKEHSKAGGAREALLSMIKEEQLNSGYVADKAMAEIARTLGLPVSDVYGVATFYSFLSTTPTGKHVIRVCESVPCCLRDAEMIIAQIRGELGIAPGETTSDGRFSLELTNCIGACDQAPAMLVDDEVHGGLTPENIVEILRSYD, from the coding sequence ATGGCGAAAAAGAAGGAACATTCGAAAGCCGGCGGCGCGCGCGAGGCCCTGCTGTCCATGATCAAGGAAGAACAGTTGAACTCCGGTTACGTGGCGGACAAAGCCATGGCGGAGATCGCCCGAACCCTGGGGCTGCCCGTGAGCGATGTATACGGGGTCGCCACCTTCTATTCCTTTCTTTCCACCACCCCCACGGGAAAACATGTCATCAGGGTATGCGAAAGCGTGCCCTGCTGTCTCCGGGACGCCGAGATGATTATTGCGCAAATACGGGGGGAGTTGGGCATTGCTCCAGGAGAGACGACATCGGACGGGCGTTTTTCCCTCGAGCTTACCAACTGCATCGGGGCCTGTGACCAGGCGCCCGCCATGTTGGTGGACGATGAGGTTCATGGTGGACTGACACCAGAAAATATAGTTGAAATACTTAGATCTTACGATTAG
- a CDS encoding (2Fe-2S)-binding protein, whose amino-acid sequence MGDVRVVINGNEVRRSAESTILEAAEQIGVRIPTLCHKPELKVDGGCRVCVVEVEGLPRLVASCHTPIEKGMVIHTDSPRVVAARRAIVELMLTAHTGSCVTDKEARNCELHKLAADLEVGPPRFKVRRPRWYPVEDFSPYVRRDMSKCILCRRCIRACAEIAKKNIFSMAYRGFQSKVVVDCDVPLNKEACRDCGICIDYCPTSALMKPAEGVA is encoded by the coding sequence ATGGGTGATGTAAGGGTAGTCATCAATGGTAATGAAGTGAGGCGCTCGGCGGAATCCACGATTCTGGAAGCTGCGGAGCAGATCGGAGTACGGATCCCGACACTCTGCCACAAACCGGAATTGAAAGTCGACGGCGGCTGCCGCGTGTGCGTGGTGGAAGTGGAGGGATTACCGAGGCTGGTGGCTTCCTGCCATACACCCATTGAAAAAGGAATGGTGATTCATACGGATTCTCCCAGAGTTGTGGCGGCGCGAAGGGCCATTGTCGAACTCATGCTGACGGCCCACACCGGGTCCTGTGTCACGGACAAGGAAGCCCGGAACTGCGAGCTTCATAAACTGGCCGCCGACCTGGAGGTGGGGCCGCCCAGATTCAAGGTGAGGCGGCCTCGCTGGTATCCCGTGGAAGACTTCAGCCCATATGTGCGGCGCGACATGTCCAAGTGCATTTTGTGCCGCAGATGCATCCGGGCCTGCGCGGAAATTGCGAAGAAGAACATCTTTAGTATGGCCTATCGGGGATTTCAATCCAAGGTCGTTGTTGATTGCGACGTCCCTCTCAACAAAGAAGCGTGTCGGGATTGCGGCATCTGCATTGATTACTGTCCAACGAGCGCACTAATGAAGCCCGCCGAGGGGGTGGCGTGA